Within the Macadamia integrifolia cultivar HAES 741 unplaced genomic scaffold, SCU_Mint_v3 scaffold3111, whole genome shotgun sequence genome, the region TCCAACAACATAGGAGATGTTAGGACGTGTTCCAGTAAGACAAATCAGCTTACCAATCAAACTCCtatactgatgcacatcctgaaGAGGTTCGCCATCattaacaccaaacttttggtgaggatccatagggatatcaacaggTTTGGATGCAAGCATGCCAGCATCAGATAAAAGGTCCAACACGTATTTCCTTTGAGACAAACTGATCCCTTTCTTACATCGGATcacctcaatcccaagaaaatagtgaagttggcCCAAGTCCTTAGTCTGAAAGTGTTGTTGTAGATAAGCTTTTACTTCAGAAATTCCcgcctcatcattaccagtaagaattatatcatcaacataaactaccaagacaaccagtttatcacctctgcgacgaacaaagacagaatgatcagaataacattGAGAAAAACCACAAGTGACTATGATAGCagtgaacttgtcaaaccatgcccgaggggactgtttaagtccatagatagccttgtgtaaaCGACACACACGACCTTTATTCCCCCCCTGATCAACATAAccaagaggttgctccatatacacctcttcctgtaGGTCACCATataagaaggcattcttgatgtcccaCTTAAAcaagggccaatcaaagttgacagcaagagaaataagtagacCAACAAAGTTCAACCTAGCAACCGGGGAgatctcaaaataatcaactccatatgtctgagtataccgCAACCAGATGGGctttcaaccgctcaacagagtcatcagagtgatacttaacagtgtacacccagcgacacttcaccaaatccttaccaGGAGATAAATCTACTCTGCTCCATGTACCATGACTCaaaagagcatccatttctacatccatggcagcttTCCATCCAGGAATAGTTAGGGCATCATTATGGGCGTAGGGAATGAGGTTAGTAGAAAGTGAcaaggcaagaccatggatgggagagggaagatgagacaaggaaacaaagttatcaataggatacacaaccatagattttttagtgcaagaacgtgtacctttcctttgagcaattggtaagtcatcaagCGGAGaaggaggagcttcaccagagaaagGAGGCGGTGGAGGAAGTGAATCATCTGGAGCATTGGTTTCTCCACTTGGctgtccaaccttcttcttgcgctgataaacctgtagaggagcTGAGTCACTGATATTGGGCACATCAGGGAAGGGTATGAGAGAtggaatgggtggaggagatggagaagtccactccataccagactgggacacctgaggagaaaagaatgatgtgCCATCAAAGAAAGTCACAtcggcactaacaaagttcctATGAGTAATAGGgtcatagcacttataccctttctgagtatgtgaataacccaaaaaaatgcacttagtaAACCTAAGAGACAGTTTATCTACTTGCACATGCAAATTATGGACAAGacacacacaaccaaagactcggggaggaataggaaaacttggcaaagtagggaacataatagaaaaatggGACCTATCTAAAAGCACTGAagatggcatgcgattaatcaagtgacatgcAGTTTAAACCCTATCATACCaaaaatgcttaggaacatgcatatgaatcataataaCACTGGCTACCGCGAGTAGATGCCGATTCTTACGCTCTGCTACCCTATTTTGCTGTGGGGTATAGAAgcaactagtttggtgtatcatcccacgGTTGGCACAAAtatcaaaaatatcattttgagcatattctgaagcattatcagaacgaaaaatcttaattaaaatgacaaactgagtttttatttcattatagaattgctgaaacacagataaaaattcagatctgtcctttaccatgtaaagccatgtaaggcgagaatgatcatccacaaaggtcacaaaataacaaaaaccaaatctattgctaactctgcaaggaccccatacatcagaatggactaaagaaaataaagacggactacgagacacagaacgagatgggaaggacacacGGTGATGTTTTTCCAACTCACAGGCCTCACATTTTAACCTAATcacagacttaaaactaggaaataaaagtttcaacctaGTTAAAGATAAATGCcctaaacgacagtgccattgaAAAGGAGTCACGTCCCCAACAGCAGTAACAACAGCAGAAGAAGTAGGAGAACCacagttgagataatataaaccatctttttcacgccctccaccaatcgtcttcctcgtgtgaagatcttgaaaaacataataaaagggaaagaaggttactgagcaatttaatgagctAGTTAACTGGCTCacaaaaagaaaacttaatGGGAATTGTGGAACATGCAGCACAAAAGATAAACTCAGTGAGGATGTAGGTGATATAGTACCATGGCCGAAAACTAGTGTGAAAGCACCATTGGAAAGAATAACAGATGTAGAACTAGTACTAaaagaaaaggttttaaaaagtgatgacttaccaatcatatgggcagaagcacctgaatcaatgatccagggggtagaggtagtggtaagaagggctgaggtacGTGCATGAGCTAAGGTCGTAACGCATGTAAACCCACCATcagatgtattagaggatgcctatAGAGTGTGCAAGCATCGGAGCAATTGATTGATATCATCGCGCAGGCTGGTAGAAGAATCTCCTGATGAATGGCTCGGTTTAGTATCAATGGAAGACCTTGTATCAATACCATCGTCTAACACTACATAATTGGCTAATTAGGTGGCCCACTCTTGCTTGCCATGCTTTGTCCAACAAGTCTCGACAGTATGGTTAGGCTTCCTATAGTAAGTGCACTGGCGAGATGCACAATTAGACGACCGTCTACTAGAACCTCGACCAGCCGACTCACGTCCACGGTTGGCAAGGAAGGCAAAATTCtctttggaagactgatcagGTTTTGTTAATGAAGTAATACGCTGCAGTCGAGAATAAGTgtcattcagaataggaatagTATCGCCTGCGAGTAGATGGCCCTTCACTGCTTTtaaatcattattcaaaccagccaggaatttggaaacaaaaactCATTACGCTGAGCTTTTAATTTTTCAATGTCAGTGGTCAAGGGTTGGAAAACATTGAGTTTTTCAACCATTCCCCTGAAAGCACTATAATACTCTGGAAGAGTTCTGTCAAATTGGCGAAACTGGAATAgtttctcataaatatcatagataggggtcatgttcttctcctgagagtaagtttccttcaaatcattccatactCCTTTTGCAGTAGAGTGAAACACCATCTGGTTCCAAactattccacaaccagatTAAAATCAAGGCATTCAccttcatccattcattatAACCCTTGTCAAATGCTGGAGGAGGATCAGAAGTAGTATACTGAAGTTTATCCTTGGCTATAAGGTAAACCTTCACAGActgagcccaaagtaggtaatttGAACTTCCcttgagcttgatagaggtaatttggacattgacattgtccgAGGCAGATGCAGTAGTCACAGAGGTAGTAGACTTGGTCTCaaccaagaacaaaaaataaagtgggCAAATAGTGTCGCAGAAGTAACAAAAAAAACTAGCAAACAAACCTGAACCACAGAGACCAGCGCTAGCGATTTGGCAGAAATCAAGTAGGGCAGAGAAGAAAGTAAGCTGTGGTCCAAGGTCTTCAAATCTTCAGTGTAGAAATCCATGTAGAAATCCATGCACAAAGTCAATAGCTCCATGTGATGTAAAACACAGTAGATGCAGCAGCAGGCAGCTGCGCACCAAAAAGGTTTAGCGCTAAACTGAGATCAGCAGAGAGAGATCTGAAAAACGACTTTGATTTGCTTacagaggctctgataccatgttacaatcccaaaGATCTGTaaccaaaccaaagaaaagagaaaagaagagaagaagaggagagaagagagagagaggtgcgatcGATGGtactcccaaaagagaggagagacctGCGATCAGTCCAAAATGGGTTAATCGCAGGTTTTAGTctttacttatattaaaataatgctgAAAGTAAAAGACAAAAGTACCCTCATTGCTGAATTACAAGCAAAGCCACATCACAGAAATATGGGAGCCGATgggacccaaaatacccctatcggCCCCTATCGGTTTAGCGCTAGGCGCTAAACTCAATACTAAGAGCTCTAAACATATACTTGCAGATATAATAACTCTAACAGGATGCCCTAGTAATTGGAAGACACACAAGCAGATTTTAAGATACAAGCTGGAAGTTTTTATACCCATTTCCATTTGACCAAAACTATGAAAAAGCAAAATTCCATATTCcaattaaaactgaaaatagcaTCGTTTTATCTTAACTGTAATGTAAGATTGTAAGACATCCGATCTAATTGGTAATATACATCAGCATGCAGAGCATTGTAATATGTACACATGTATGTCAAAAAGTATGTACGTATGTACCCCATTACTATTAATACATGGTAAGAATCGACACACCTCCATCATATATCAACAACAGTCTCCAGTATCGACTACCAATGTGTTAACGGTAACATCCAGAGaaaacaatggaaaaaaaaaattaataaaagtaTTGCAGGCATGTGACAGAATCGGATCCATAAATATTAAATACCTGATCTCCCTCATTTGCTCAAAAAGATTGACGGAATACATGTTATCATCATCCGCAAAGTAGACAATTCCATAGAGGCGATGTGTTTCAATGTGAGACAATGCCACATTTCTTTGGTGAACACGTCTATCTCTTACACTGGTTAGGTTCTTGTAGCATGCAAGATGTCTGTACATAACACCTGTTCTCCTCAAAATGTCAGCTGTCTCAGCAGATTGGGAGAACATCTCCACAACTATCCAGAGTAGAGGAGAAGAGACCAGTCTTAAGGTCTGAGCTAGACGATTCAAATAATATGCTTGAAATAGCCGAGTATAAGTCGGTGTCACAATTATCAAAAGCTTCCTGTCCATAAGATCTGAATCTTGAAAAGGCAACTGGGTTACAGGGTTATCATTAGAAATTCCAAGCAGCTGTTCCTGTTTCACTGACCAAGTTTCTAAACTGGCATTGTCCTGGGATCTTTGAGCCTCAGCCAGAGAACCCTTCTTTGAGGTGCCATCATATTGGTGTGCATTTCCATCTGGAGAGAGGACTTCAAAGGAGAAGGCTTGGTGCTTGGACCCAAGATTTATGGAGATGTTTGTGGAGATTAATGGGGTCAAACCAATGAAAATTCCAACCAAAAagcaaataaagaaatgaaacaaagctCTCCTCCAGAGTTGCCCCTTTGATTTTGACCTCTCTAAGGTCCGAAATCTCCGAGTTATAATACCAAGAAGGGCAGCTTGAAGTCTATACAAAACTGAATATGAATCCATTGAACCAGACAGGGAGGATAAAGATCCTCCCAATGGTGGGTAGTCCTGATTACAGGAGGAGGACTTGGACAAGGGAGAAGAACAGACTGAGTACAACTCCCCATTGTGCATGGCTCCAGCTCGTGGCATTGGAGACAAAGTTCTTCTAATTGAAGCCATCAAAATGAATGGAAATCCGCTCTGCTATAACCAGAACCAAGATTGCAATTTCTTACGAAAGCATTCAAGCAATAGAGCTATAGGCAATGTATCCAAATTGAAGACTACTTTGTTCTGTTTTCCAGTCAAACACCAGACAACTTCTAATTTGCTCCCATGGGAACATCAGCTTAAAAAATGCAAAGGTCAAAACAAGTTATGTGGCAAGATCTACAATACGTTGGTGCCATAAAGACATTCATTAACCTCAATCACTTCCCTTTCTTGATCTGTTTAATGGCTTGAGCTATATTCGGTGTCCTCTCATGAATACCTTGAACATTTCCATAGATAGGAGCTTCATTACCAACTTCCCAATATCGATTAGCTGACGCAAGAGTTTGGAACCACACTACCAAGTTAATGGCACCATTAAAACACACCCAAACGAAATGGAActttggaaagaaaaggaacagAGTATTCCCATTTCCCCTATACAGACCAAGAAATTAAATAGGAACAGAGTATTCCCCTTATAGACCAAATATTCTTCCGCATTAATTAGAATCACCAAATGACACTTTCACTCCAAACCCAGATCAGGAAATAACTATTTCTTCCAAACTAGCTTTCTGCGAAGATTTCCTGATtcatagaaaacaaataaagaggCTTAAACTTGAAGCAAGAAGAACCCAACTAAAAACACGTTATCCTAATCTCAAAATACAGTTAAATCAAACCCCaaatcccccacccccccccccccccccccccaaaaaaaaaaaaatcaaaacaagatCTCGACCTGGTACGACACAAATATCCAGTTGAAGTGAAGTGGGAAAGCACCTTACCTTGGAATTAGCGATGGATATCGTTCTTTTAAGCAAATTTCAACTGAAGCATGAACAACACTCGTTCCATCGGTCAGCCATTACTTTAAAATCTTCGAGATTGTATGGATCAGCAGGTAAAAACGCCTACTATTTCTGGGCAACGGGCAACAAGATCATTGAAATTAAGAAGGTTTAATAATAAATGCTGAAGATTGAACAACCAGACAATGACGAAGGGAGAGTGTTCGGGTAAGCTTTGAAGAGGGGTCGGTTgaagagaacaaagaaaaactGTATTTGACAATTATCATTTAAGCTGAATTAGTCCAAGAACGACAAATCAAACACATCATAAACTTGTCTGGTTTACAATCTGACTGAGACCATCGACCAAACACTTGCAGGGGATTTTTTAAACTTATCGTGACAAATTAGGTTCTCCAATCTCCATTGATGTCTAGAAATGTAtctaaagtaaaaaagaaaatccgGGTTCGAAAGGCAACATAAAATCTGAAGTTCTGAACCATTAACCTTCTTCCCCATTCACAATTCATTGGTGATTCTGAAGCATTTTCATCCCAGAAGAACGACACAGACCCTGACCCTGATGGGGAAAAAATATTCTAAGTGAtctaataatgaaaaaaaaaaaaaaagcttaattACAGATACAGATTCACCTAACATGGCTCAACACAATAAAGAAATCAACTGAAACAACCTTAATAAGTGTGATTACAGAGTGGCACCGATTAAGGATAATTAA harbors:
- the LOC122067770 gene encoding probable beta-1,4-xylosyltransferase IRX9H isoform X1, which produces MASIRRTLSPMPRAGAMHNGELYSVCSSPLSKSSSCNQDYPPLGGSLSSLSGSMDSYSVLYRLQAALLGIITRRFRTLERSKSKGQLWRRALFHFFICFLVGIFIGLTPLISTNISINLGSKHQAFSFEVLSPDGNAHQYDGTSKKGSLAEAQRSQDNASLETWSVKQEQLLGISNDNPVTQLPFQDSDLMDRKLLIIVTPTYTRLFQAYYLNRLAQTLRLVSSPLLWIVVEMFSQSAETADILRRTGVMYRHLACYKNLTSVRDRRVHQRNVALSHIETHRLYGIVYFADDDNMYSVNLFEQMREIRCPSLVWSGLLHLLHPFHLSYPSLMCPISVTQLLYRFISARRRLDSQVEKPMLQMIHFLHRLLSLVKLLLLRLMTYQLLKGKVHVLALKNLWLCILLITLFPCLIFPLPSMVLPCHFLLTSFPTPIMMP
- the LOC122067770 gene encoding probable beta-1,4-xylosyltransferase IRX9H isoform X2; this encodes MASIRRTLSPMPRAGAMHNGELYSVCSSPLSKSSSCNQDYPPLGGSLSSLSGSMDSYSVLYRLQAALLGIITRRFRTLERSKSKGQLWRRALFHFFICFLVGIFIGLTPLISTNISINLGSKHQAFSFEVLSPDGNAHQYDGTSKKGSLAEAQRSQDNASLETWSVKQEQLLGISNDNPVTQLPFQDSDLMDRKLLIIVTPTYTRLFQAYYLNRLAQTLRLVSSPLLWIVVEMFSQSAETADILRRTGVMYRHLACYKNLTSVRDRRVHQRNVALSHIETHRLYGIVYFADDDNMYSVNLFEQMREIRSLLSFGSTIDRTSLSLLSSSSLLFSFLWFGYRSLGL